One genomic window of Daphnia pulex isolate KAP4 chromosome 10, ASM2113471v1 includes the following:
- the LOC124203755 gene encoding complement component 1 Q subcomponent-binding protein, mitochondrial-like yields MSFSVINVVRNVSRHALPASMRSILSKPITRSLWYMSNPTNQFVPTKLSPAFKHTPLSPSCPCGECRGVHTRGDKELIEFLSEEIAAEKKGMSKARPVANLDGFDVKHNGSEIVLSKKFNDEQIEITVNVNHSVDADISEEVDNKADNPPQAEMKSKPHFEVKLMKGNQVTRFACSYIQDAGEPVEDAPNDIFTIDELAVYEDKHNDQTYAVAGDILDGYMYDLLMNLLEERGVSNEFAEKLSDLATKREHHLFINLLESLQSFVQGK; encoded by the exons ATGTCATTTTCGGTGATAAATGTCGTTCGAAACGTTTCACGCCATGCGTTACCGGCGTCCATGAGGTCTATCCTGTCGAAACCCATTACCAGGTCTTTGTGGTACATGTCTAATCCCACAAATCAATTTGTCCCAACAAAACTTTCTCCAGCATTCAAACATACTCCCCTGAGCCCTTCCTGCCCATGTGGAGAATGCAGAGGAGTTCATACAAGAG GGGACAAAGAGCTGATTGAGTTCCTCTCAGAGGAAATTGCTGCTGAGAAGAAGGGAATGAGCAAAGCCAGGCCTGTCGCTAACTTGGATGGATTTGATGTTAAACACAATGGTTCAGAGATAGTATTGTCTAAGAAATTTAATGATGAACA aATTGAGATAACAGTTAACGTCAACCATTCTGTTGATGCTGACATCAGTGAGGAAGTTGACAACAAAGCTGACAATCCTCCCCAGgctgaaatgaaatcaaaaccaCACTTTGAAGTCAAACTAATGAAGGGAAATCAAGTAACCAGATTTGCCTGCAGTTACATTCAAGATGCAGGAGAGCCTGTTGAAGATGCCCCAA ATGACATTTTCACTATTGATGAACTTGCAGTATATGAGGACAAACATAATGATCAGACTTATGCTGTCGCTGGAGACATTCTTGATGGG TACATGTACGACCTTCTGATGAATCTGCTCGAAGAACGAGGAGTATCCAACGAATTTGCTGAAAAGCTGAGCGATCTAGCTACCAAGCGGGAACACCatctatttattaatttgttaGAGAGCCTTCAGTCTTTTGTCCAAGGCAAATGA